A region of the Methanobacteriaceae archaeon genome:
TGAATTTCATCAGATATTAATATAACATCATATTTATCACATAACTCACCAATTCTTTTTAACTCATCCTCAGACCATATTTTACCGATTGGATTGTGAGGATTACATAAAAGCATCATTTTAACATCTGATAATTTATCTTCCAAATCATCAAAGTCAATTGAATACTGTCCATTTTCATAAACCAGTTCATTTTCAACAACCTGACGGTTATTATCCTCAATTACATGGAAAAATACATGATAAACTGGAGACTGGATTAATATTTTATCTCCAACTTCTGTTAAGCATCTAATCATTGAAGATATTGATGGCATTACCCCAATTGAGTAAAGCATATCATCACGAGACATTTTAAAGTTATAACGTCTATCCCACCAGCCAATATATGATTCAAATAGCTCATCTGGAACAATTGTATAACCAAATACTGGATGATTTGCTCTTTTTGATATTGCATCGTTAATTGCAGGTGCAACCTTAAAATCCATATCTGCTACCCACATTGGAAGATCATCATCAAAAAGATCCCATTTTAGACATTGTGTGTTTTTTCTCTCAATTACACTTTCAAAATCATATTTAGTATTTTTCATAGTGAATTCTCTCTTCATCAAATTTATCC
Encoded here:
- a CDS encoding pyridoxal phosphate-dependent aminotransferase; this translates as MKNTKYDFESVIERKNTQCLKWDLFDDDLPMWVADMDFKVAPAINDAISKRANHPVFGYTIVPDELFESYIGWWDRRYNFKMSRDDMLYSIGVMPSISSMIRCLTEVGDKILIQSPVYHVFFHVIEDNNRQVVENELVYENGQYSIDFDDLEDKLSDVKMMLLCNPHNPIGKIWSEDELKRIGELCDKYDVILISDEIHCDLTNPGVKYNPFEASYDYKNAITCLSPSKSFNIAGFKSSIVHTKNNDLHEKIHKQLHIDDSSSCNVFAACAVMAAYNESEEWLDELREVIFENKQIVKKYLEEELPIIKLVECDATYLLWLDCSKLNVSSKVLSGFLRTNQGLFLSAGVDFGKCGDRFLRMNIACPQKLLKEGLGRLKAGIHALTIINQGL